A window of the Lepisosteus oculatus isolate fLepOcu1 chromosome 14, fLepOcu1.hap2, whole genome shotgun sequence genome harbors these coding sequences:
- the LOC138242826 gene encoding zona pellucida sperm-binding protein 3-like yields the protein MRLFFFMLCLCAGAGLPALISAEPAGWDSRELALQADLPAPEDAAQLEDLNLADAPSEDLSASENDSQSLAPDFRRLPVSRDAYSPYFDKEKMKPEAGSRPLPTYIKSVLFPPQRGRQPARPAIGDTRGVAVWCDSSRMYVRVSRLLFGFSCRPSEVTLGNCSVSRPTCSYFYFIYGLHGCGTERSVLQGRVVYSNTLRYAPPSSSAPVHRFIPFSVPVKCSYNRFHYSYKVGYVPTWARRRTFFKDLKNKHSFVLLTTNCKLLE from the exons ATGCgcttgtttttctttatgcTGTGCCTGTGCGCAGGGGCTGGGCTCCCCGCACTGATCTCCGCCGAgccggctggctgggactctcgggaattagcgctccaggccgacctcccggctcctgaagacgcagcccagttggaggacttgaacctggcagatgcgccctccgaagacctgtctgcaagcgagaacgactcgcagtccttggctcccgacttccgccgccttcccgtgtccagagacgcgtactcgccctacttcgacaaggagaagatgaagcccgaagccggcagccgccccttacccacctacatcaagagcgtcctgtttcctccccagcGAGGGCGGCAGCCGGCTCGCCCGGCCATCGGGGACACCCGAGGAGTGGCCGTGTGgtgcgactccagcaggatgtacgtgagggttagtcggctcctgttcggcttcagctgtcggccatcGGAGGTGACCTTGGGCAACTGCAGCGTCAGCCGACCCACATGCAGttacttctacttcatctacgGGCTTCACGGTTGCGGCACCGAGCGATCG gTTCTCCAGGGCCGCgtggtgtactccaacactctccgctatgccccgccctcctccagtgcgcctgtgcatcgcttcattcccttctctgtgcctgtcaagtgctcctacaacag gttccactactcctacaaggttggctatgtccccacgtgggccaggagaaggaccttcttcaaggacctgaagaacaagcacagctttgtgctgctcaccaccaactgtaagctccttgagTGA
- the LOC138243338 gene encoding zona pellucida sperm-binding protein 3-like, with amino-acid sequence MYFQATAYFATAEQRLYIHSCYVTEKPDQHSQTRFPVIDNLGYGPFWEERCMVDSKADDCLSRFVPSKQKDVLRFTIDAFLFQKKLSRKHEVTELYMHCVMAVAPAKATPGTKSCTYNREAKRWEELYGDHEVCACCESRCAGSWNEGTRSLVTSSRVAVAPVEGPLDVGVYWTEDEEGDPQSSSEDAESTSEDVEGAEDFGDVGQWTGA; translated from the exons atgtacttccaggccactgcctactttgccacagCGGAGCAGAGGCTGTATATCCACTCGTGTTACGTAACGGAGAAACCAGACCAGCACTCGCAGACCCGTTTCCCTGTGATCGACAACTTGGGGTACGGCCCCTTCTGGGAGGAGAG gtgcatggtggacagcaaggcagatgactgcctgtccaggtttgtcccctccaagcagaaggatgtgctccgcttcacgattgatgccttcctcttccagaagaagctgtccaggaag catgaagtgactgagctgtacatgcactgtgtcatggctgtggctcctgctaaagcaacaccagggaccaagtcctgcacctacaacagggaggctaagag gtgggaggagctgtatggtgaccatgaggtctgtgcctgctgtgagtccaggtgtgctggcagttggaatgaag gtaccaggagcctggtgaccagtagtcgggtggctgtggcaccagtagagggtcctctggatgtgggagtttactggactgaggatgaggaaggagaccctcagagctccagtgaagatgctgagagcaccagtgaggatgtggagggggcagaggactttggagatgttggccagtggacag gtgcctga